Part of the Phycisphaerae bacterium genome, ACCAAGGTGGTGTTCGTGGCCGATCTGGCCAAGGTCGAGGCGATGCGCGACGCGATCCAGATCGAACTGGTGGAGATGGAAGGCAAGCGTCAGCGGATGCTGGCCCTGATCAACGAGGCCAGGCTGGACTGGATCGACGATCCCGACTCGAAGGAGTTCATCCGGCGGCAGACGAAGCTGGCCCGCATGGATCAGGAGATCGTGGACCTGCAGGAGCAGCGGGTTCGCCTCGAGGCGCTGCTGCGGGCGGACACGGTCCTGACCCGCCGCGGCATGCTCGTGCTGGCGACCGATGAGATTCTGCCTCCGCATCAGGACCCGGTGGCGATGGCTGAGGAACTCGGCACCGTGGTGATGGTGATGCGGATCGGCGGACGGCACATGCACTGGGGCATTGCTCCGATGGAGCCGGCGGTGTTCGTCCCGTAGAACCAGGAATACAACCAATCCGGTCGGGCCGGTGGGCCCAGCCATCAGGTGGAGGCAAAGTTAGCGATGAAACAACTCAGGTTGGCGATGGTCGTTCTGATGCTTGGCGCGCTGGCGATTAGCGGCTGTACCTGCGGCACCTGTGACCGCAGTGAAGGGGCAGAGGAAGTCGCCCTGCTGCCCAAAGGCTTCTGCGTGTTGACCGGGCTGGGCGAGGCCGACTACGACGAGATGGGCTGGCCCCGCTACATCGTCGATCAGAAGGACGGCTCGGTCATGGTGCTGGTGACGCCGGACCGTTACATCATGGGTTCGCGGCGTGAGCCGGCTGAAATGCCGCCCCATCCGGTCCAGGTCGACCGCTTCTACATCGACCTCTACGAGACGAACAACATTCAGTTCGCCCGGTTCGTCAAGGACTGCCCCCAGATCCGCAAGGACGGATTCTGGAACATCGAGATGAACCACTGGAACTTCCGGAAATCGATGAACCCGTTTGTCAAGCCGTGTCAGGGTCTCTGCGGCAAGCTCGACAATCCCGCGCTGGCCGACCATCGCCTGACCAATCCGGAAGTGGATTGCCTGAACTGCCGCTGGAAGCAGCCGGCGTGCATGGCCGCCCGGTCCGGGGCCTACAAGCACTTCGTGTTCCTCGAACCGAGCTATTTCACCGAGTATTGGGCGCCCGGAGTCAATGACAGCCATCCGGCCCGCGCGGTCAGTTTCTGGGAGGCGTGGTACTACTGCCGTTGGGCCGGCAAGGACCTGCCGACCGAGGCCGAGTGGGAACTGGCGGCCGGCGGCGGCCGGACCCAGCTCTATCCGTGGGGCAATCTGGAGCCCGACGCCCAGCGGATGATGTGCAACTACGGCGGCGCCCGTCCCGGCGAGGACGGCTACGAGTACACCGCTCCGGTCAGCATGTTCGACGCCGGGCGCAGCCCGTTTGGCGTCTACAACATGGCCGGCAACGTCTGGGAGTGGTGCAAGGACAACTACTCGGCGACCGCGTACACCGCCGGCGACTTCGCCAAGGGCCAGGCCCGCCAGAGCGAGCTCGATCGGGCCCGCGTCAATCCGCTCGGCCCGCAGTTCGGCGACAAGCGGGTCATCCGCGGCGGCGCCTACACCAGCACGATCTACGACTGCCGCGTGACCGCCCGCGAGGCCTACGAGCCGAACTTCCATCCCATGAACGTGGGCTTCCGCGGAGTCCTGCGGGTCCAGTAGTTCGGCAACGCAAGACGGCGCAAACCATCGGCCGGCCCTCTGGGTCGGCCGATTTCTTGCGCGAATGGTGAGGCGCCCTTTCGATCAACCTTGCCGCGAATTCGGCAGCGGCCCCAGTTCCGTGGTCGCCACCTGGCGGATCGGCGGATGCGACTTACGCAACTGCTCGATGGCCTCCGGCGGGGCCGGCGCGTCGATCTTGAAGACCATCATGGCCCGGTCCTTGCGGCGCGAGAGGGTCAGGTCGGCGATGTTGATCCCGTGCTGGCCGAACGTCGTGCCGACCAGACCGATCGCGCCCGGCTGATCGTCGTTGACGATCACGATCATGATCCCTTCCGGCGTCATCTGCATGCGGTACCCGTCGATGTT contains:
- a CDS encoding formylglycine-generating enzyme family protein, whose amino-acid sequence is MKQLRLAMVVLMLGALAISGCTCGTCDRSEGAEEVALLPKGFCVLTGLGEADYDEMGWPRYIVDQKDGSVMVLVTPDRYIMGSRREPAEMPPHPVQVDRFYIDLYETNNIQFARFVKDCPQIRKDGFWNIEMNHWNFRKSMNPFVKPCQGLCGKLDNPALADHRLTNPEVDCLNCRWKQPACMAARSGAYKHFVFLEPSYFTEYWAPGVNDSHPARAVSFWEAWYYCRWAGKDLPTEAEWELAAGGGRTQLYPWGNLEPDAQRMMCNYGGARPGEDGYEYTAPVSMFDAGRSPFGVYNMAGNVWEWCKDNYSATAYTAGDFAKGQARQSELDRARVNPLGPQFGDKRVIRGGAYTSTIYDCRVTAREAYEPNFHPMNVGFRGVLRVQ